The sequence below is a genomic window from Croceicoccus marinus.
AGGGCAGAGGCGCGCCATGGCACAAGCGGGGCCAAGCCGGAAGGGGCGGCGTCGGGCGTTGAGGGGTTTTTCGGGAAGCGACGCCGACTGCCCGAACCCGGGGCACCGGCGGAAGCGTCAGCGCGCGACCGGCCGGCCCCGGGCACACCCGGTGGTAGTCGTGGTGGTCGTGGCGTTCTGCTGCTTCATGGAAAAATGAATATAGGCGGCACGATCGCCGCTGTCACCCCGCCGGGCCGGCATCGCATCTCGCCCGATTGATTTGTGCCGGGCTCCGTTACCCTTTGCTTGACACTCCGCCGCTATGGCACGAGTTTTCCGGCGCGGTTTTCGGGGGTCGATCGATGGACGGCATGGCTGGCGGTTTTGGCGCGGATGGCCGCATGCCTGACGGGGGCGACCCCGCAGAGGCCGTGGACGCCCCCGCATCGGCCTTTGTCTTCGAAGGAAGCTGGCGCGAGTTTGCGCCCATCGCCTTTACCAACCTGCTGCTGACCATCGTCACCCTGGGCATCTACCGCTTCTGGGCCACCACGCGCGAGCGGCAATATCTGTGGAGCCGCAGCCGCTTCATCGACGAGCATCTCGAATGGACGGGCACCGGCAAGGAACTGTTCTTCGGCTTCCTGCTGGTCACCGTGCTGATCCTGGTACCGTTCGGCGTGATCCAGCTTATCGCCCAGGGGCTGATCTTTCGCGGCCAGGGCGGGATCGCAGCGGGCGTGTTCATCGCCATGTTCGGGCTGCTGTTCTATTTTTCCGGCGTCGCGCGCTTTCGCGCCCTGCGCTATCGGCTGGGCCGCACGCATTGGCGCGGCATTCGCGGCGGCAGCCATGATCCGGGTATCCGATACGGCCTGTCCCACATGTGGAAATATGCGCTTGGCTATGGCGCGATAGGGCTGATGGTGCCTTGGGCGATGGTATCGCTATGGAACGAGCGTTGGGCGCACATGAGCTTCGGCCAGCTGCGCTTCAGGAGCGAGGCGGATTTCTCGCCGCTGATGAAGCGCTATCTGCTGTTCTATCTTGCGCCGCTGATCCTGCTGATCGTCGGTTTCCTTGGCATCGGGGCGATCGCCTTGGGCATTGGCGCGGCGGGTGACTTCGACCGCGAGGAACTGGCGTGGGGTGCGCTTGGCGGGCTGATCGCGATCGGCTTCGTTGCCTTCTATCTGCTGTGGGGCCTTGCCTACCTGTTCTTCTATGCCAAGTACCTGCGCGTCGTGATCAGCGAGATGCGGCTGGGCGACGACATCAGCTTCGGCTTTTCGGCCAGCACGAAGGACTGGTTCCGCCTGATCCTGGGCGATGCCGGGCTGGTGCTGGTGACGCTGGGTGTCGGCTGGATCTTCCTTTCCTATCGTCACTGGAAGTTTTTCATCACCCATCTGGAAGCCTATGGCGTGATCGATCCCGAAATCCTGATGCAGTCCGACACCCCGATGGCGCGCCACGGCGAGGGGCTGCTCGACGCGTTCGACATGGGCGCGATCTGACGCGATGGCGGACCGGGTGGAGGCCAGCTGGTACGACGGGCTGACCGCGCGCAAGCGCGAGGGCGTGGCCGTGCTGGCGGGCGACCGATTGCTGCTGACCGAGGATGACGGCACGCAAGTCGCCCTGCCGCTGCAGGACCTGCGCCTTGTCGAGCGGCGGGCCGACGGCCTGATACTGACATTGAACGACAATCGCGGCTTTCGCTTGCGGCTGCCGGGTCCGATCCCTGCCGATATGGCGGCGCGGCTGCCGGGCGAGAATCGCTATGGTCACTGGATCGACCGGCTGGGCCTGCCGCGCGCGGCGGTGCTGTTTGCCGGGATCAGCGCGGCGGCGCTGGCGGTTGTGCTGACGCTGCCAAGCTGGCTGGGGCCGCTGGTCCCCGCATCGTGGGAACGGCGCGCGGGCGATGCGGTGATCGGCGACATGGGCAATACGCTGTGCCGCACCCCCGCGGGCGACGCCGCGCTGCGGCAGCTTTCGGCCGCAATCGATCCCCAGCGTCCGCTGACCCGCGTCGACATCGCCAATATCGACATGGTCAATGCCGTCGCCCTGCCCGGCGGGCGCGTTGTGGTGTTCGACGGGCTGGTGCAGGAAGCGGAAAGCGCGGACGAGCTGGCGGGCGTCGTCGCGCATGAGATCGGCCATGTGCGCGAACGCCACGTGATGCAGGCGCTGCTGCGGCAGTTCGGCCTCTCGATCCTGCTGGGCGGGTTCAATTCGAACGTCGGCAGCGGCATCTTCGGCATCGCGTCGACCAGCTACACGCGATCGGCCGAGCGCGAGGCCGACGATTACGCGCGCGAGCGGCTGGCGGCGGCGGACATATCCCCGCTGGGCGCGGCGGCGTTTTTCGAACGGCTGAGCGAAGAGCATGGCGACGGCCCCGACTGGGCGGCATGGGTCGCGACCCATCCAGCGCCGTCGCAGCGGCAGGCGCAGTTCGAACGCGCGGCACGTGAGGGCGCCGATTACGATCCCGCCCTGTCGCAGCAGGAATTCGGCGCGCTGAAATCCATGTGCGAACAGGACGCCGATGTCGAAGAATTCTATTTCTGACTTCCCCGACGGAGAATGCCCCCGCATGAGCGAAACCGCTGCCACGCTGCCCGAAATAAGCCGCTGCCCCGGACCCGGCGGGCTGACGCTGGCCTTTCGCCATGCCGAGGGGGTCGGTCCACTGATCGTGTTCCTGCCCGGCTACATGTCCGACATGGCTGGGTCCAAAGCCGAAGCGGTGCTGCAATGGGCGGCGGGTCATGGGCGCGGCTGCCTGCTGCTCGACTATTCGGGCTGCGGCAACAGCGCGGGGCGTTTTGCTGACGGCACGTTGTCGCGCTGGCGGGACGAAGTCCTGCACCTGATCGGACAGGCTGGCGCGGGCACGGCGGAGCGGCCGGTGCTGCTGATCGGGTCGTCGATGGGTGGCTGGCTGATGCTGCTGGTCGCGCGCGCCCTGATCGAGGCGAAGGGCGACGCGGTTTTGGCGGGCATGGTCGGCATCGCCGCCGCGCCCGACTTTACCCGTTGGGGCTATGACGAGGAGCAGCGCGCCCTGCTGGCGAGCGGCAGGGTGCTTTATGAAGACAATCCCTATGGGCCAGAGCCGACGCCCACGCACCCCGGCTTCTTCGCCGATGCCGAGGCGCAGCTGCTGCTGGACGAGCCGCTGGCGATCGCCGCGCCGACCCGCCTGCTGCACGGGCAGCGCGACGCCGACGTGCCGTGGGAAATCTCGATCCGGCTGGCCGAAAGGCTCACGGGCGGGAACGTGCGCGTCCTGCTGGTGAAGGACGGGGACCACCGGCTGTCGCGCGAACAGGACATAAAGCTGTTGTTGTCCACGCTGCAAGAATTGCTCCATTGAGGCTGGGGGGCCGATCCCCATATCGGTCCCATGACAAAACTCTCCGTTCTCGATTTCGTGTCCATCGTCGAAGGCGGCACCGCTTCCGACGCGCTGGCAGCCAGCGCCCGCCTTGCCGCCCATGCCGAGGCCGAGGGGTATCACCGCTTCTGGCTGGCCGAGCATCACGCGATGCCGGGCATCGCCAGCAGCGCAGTGTCGGTGTGCCTGGCGCATATCGGCCATGCGACCAGCACGATCCGCATCGGATCGGGCGGGATCATGCTGCCCAACCACAATCCCTTCGTCATCGCCGAGCAGTTCGGCACGCTGGAGGCGCTGTTTCCCGGCCGCATCGACCTGGGCCTTGGCCGCGCGCCCGGCGCCGATGGACGCATCGCGCGCATGCTGCGCAAGGACCTGCACGGCGCGGCGGAAAATTTCCCGCAGGACATAGTCGAACTGCAGGCGATCTTCGCGGGCGACGAGCGGCTGCCGCTGCAGGCCACCCCCGGCGCGGGCGCGGATATCGAGATGTGGATCCTGGGCTCAAGCCTGTTCGGCGCGCAACTCGCCGCGCGGCTGGGCCTGCCCTATGCGTTCGCGGCCCATTTCGCACCCTCGCAGCTTGACGATGCGCTGCGCGTCTACCGCGAATTCTTCCAGCCGTCCGAGCAGTGCGAGAAGCCGCATGTGATGGTCGGCACCAATGCCTATGCCGCCGAAACGAGCGAGGAAGCCTATCTCCTCGCCTCGAGCATGGACCAGAGCTTCGTCGCGCTGCGCACCGGCACGCCGGGCAAGCTGCCGCCGCCGGTGCCGGGCTATCGCGACAGCCTGCCGCCGCAGGCCGCCGCAACGCTCAACGCCATGCGGTCAGTCAGCGCCATCGGTACGCGCGCCGAGGTGGGCGAGAAGCTGGCCGCGCTGGTCCGCCGCACCGGCGCGGACGAGCTTGTGCTGGCGGGCAATACATACGACCCCGCCGCGCGCGAGAAATCGCTGAGCCTGACCATGGAGGCGATGAAGACCGCCCTGCCCGCCTGATAGCCTGCCTGATAGCCCGCAAGCGGCTTGCCATCCCCGTGGGCTTTGCCCTAGCCCTGTGCGCCGATGACCCGGCCCGGACGCCGGGGGGAGAAGGATGGGAATGAAGCAAGCAGACGTCATCATCGTGGGCGCAGGCCATGGCGGCGCCGCCGCCGCGCTGGCCTTGCGCCAAGGCGGGTTCGAAGGTTCGGTCGCCATGATCGGGCGCGAGAAGGAGCCCCCCTACGAGCGTCCGCCGCTGTCCAAGGAATATCTCGCGCGCGAGAAGGAGTTCGAGCGGCTGTATATCCGTCCGCCCCAGTTCTGGGGCGAAAAGGACATCGAGCTGATCCTGGGCACCAGCGTCACCGAGATCGATGCGCGCGCCAAGACCGTGAAGCTGAGCAATGGCGAGGACATGGAATATGGCCGCCTGATCTGGGCGGCGGGCGGCGACGCGCGCCGGTTGTCCTGTTCGGGCGCCGAACTTGGCGGCGTGCATTCGGTGCGCACCCGCGCCGACGTCGACCGCATGATGGCCGAGATCGACGCGGGTGCGAAACGCTGCGTCGTCATCGGCGGGGGCTATATCGGCCTGGAAGCCGCCGCCGTGCTGCGCAAGCTGGGGATCGAGGTCGTGCTGGTCGAGATGCTCGACCGCGTGCTGGCGCGCGTGGCGGGCGAGACCTTGTCGCGCTTCTATGAAAAGGAACATCGCGACCACGGCGTCAACATCATGCTGGAAACCGGCGTCGACTGCATCCTGGGCGACGGCGACAAGGTGACCGGCGTGCGCCTGTCCGACGGCAGCGAGATCGATGCCGAGATGGTGATCGTGGGCATCGGCATCGTGCCGTGCATCGGCGCGCTGATCGTGGCGGGCGCGACCGGGGCCAATGGCGTGGACGTCGACGAATATTGCCGCACCTCGCTGGACGACATCTATGCCGTGGGCGACTGCGCGGCGCATGCCAATGATTATGCCGACGGGGCGGTGATTCGGCTGGAATCGGTGCAGAACGCGAACGACATGGCCAAGACCGCGGCGCTGGCGATCTGCGGGGACAAGCAGCCCTATCGCGCGACGCCCTGGTTCTGGTCGAACCAGTACGATCTGAAACTGCAGACGGTGGGCCTGTCGATGGGCTTCGACCAGTCCGTCGTGCGCGGCGATCCCGATAGCCGCAGCTTTTCGATCGTCTATCTGCGAGATGGCAAGGTCGTGGCGCTCGACTGCGTGAACAGGGTCAAGGATTACGTGCAGGGCAAGAAGCTGGTCGAACGCCACGCGGTGATCGATCCGGCCCTGCTGGCCGATACCGACGTGGCGCTCAAGGAAATGGCGGCAGGCTAACCGGCGGGCTGGAGCGCCTGCTCCAGCTGCGCCAGCGCCCAGTTCGCGGCCTCGGCCACAACCGGGTCGGGATCGTCCAACAAGGCGGCGACCGGTTCGATCAGCACCGCATCGCCGCTGTTCCCCGCAGCGATCAGGCAATTGCGCACGAACCGGTCCCGCCCGATCCGCTTGATCGGAGAGCCCGAGAACAGCGCGCGGAACCCCGCATCGTCCAGCGCCAGCAATTCGGCCAGCCGCGGCGCGACCAGCTCGGCGCGGGGCAGGAAGGCGCGGTTTGCCGCCGCGCTTTGCGCAAAGCTGTTCCACGGGCACACCGCCAGGCAATCGTCGCAGCCATAGATGCGGTTGCCCATGGGCTTGCGGAATTCCTCGGGGATCGGACCCTTGTGCTCGATCGTGAGGTACGAGATGCACCGCCGCGCATCCAGCTGGCGCGGCGCGGGAAACGCATTGGTCGGACATGCGTCGAGGCAGGCGCTGCAACTGCCGCAGCGGTCCTGGTGGATGTCGTCGGCGCGCAGCGGCAGGGTGGTATAGATCGCCCCCAGGAACAACCAGCTGCCATGGGTGCGGCTGACCATATTGGTGTGCTTGCCCTGCCAGCCGATGCCCGCCGCCTCGCCCAGCGGCTTTTCCATCACCGGGGCGGTGTCGACGAAGACCTTGACCCCCGCCTCGATCCCTTCGCGCCGCGCTTCCTCCACCAGCCAACGGGCGAGGCGTTTCAGCGCCTTCTTCACCGTGTCGTGATAATCGCGCCCCTGCGCATAGACCGAGATGCGGGCGCGGTCGCCC
It includes:
- a CDS encoding YjgN family protein, translated to MAGGFGADGRMPDGGDPAEAVDAPASAFVFEGSWREFAPIAFTNLLLTIVTLGIYRFWATTRERQYLWSRSRFIDEHLEWTGTGKELFFGFLLVTVLILVPFGVIQLIAQGLIFRGQGGIAAGVFIAMFGLLFYFSGVARFRALRYRLGRTHWRGIRGGSHDPGIRYGLSHMWKYALGYGAIGLMVPWAMVSLWNERWAHMSFGQLRFRSEADFSPLMKRYLLFYLAPLILLIVGFLGIGAIALGIGAAGDFDREELAWGALGGLIAIGFVAFYLLWGLAYLFFYAKYLRVVISEMRLGDDISFGFSASTKDWFRLILGDAGLVLVTLGVGWIFLSYRHWKFFITHLEAYGVIDPEILMQSDTPMARHGEGLLDAFDMGAI
- a CDS encoding M48 family metallopeptidase, whose translation is MADRVEASWYDGLTARKREGVAVLAGDRLLLTEDDGTQVALPLQDLRLVERRADGLILTLNDNRGFRLRLPGPIPADMAARLPGENRYGHWIDRLGLPRAAVLFAGISAAALAVVLTLPSWLGPLVPASWERRAGDAVIGDMGNTLCRTPAGDAALRQLSAAIDPQRPLTRVDIANIDMVNAVALPGGRVVVFDGLVQEAESADELAGVVAHEIGHVRERHVMQALLRQFGLSILLGGFNSNVGSGIFGIASTSYTRSAEREADDYARERLAAADISPLGAAAFFERLSEEHGDGPDWAAWVATHPAPSQRQAQFERAAREGADYDPALSQQEFGALKSMCEQDADVEEFYF
- a CDS encoding alpha/beta hydrolase, translated to MSETAATLPEISRCPGPGGLTLAFRHAEGVGPLIVFLPGYMSDMAGSKAEAVLQWAAGHGRGCLLLDYSGCGNSAGRFADGTLSRWRDEVLHLIGQAGAGTAERPVLLIGSSMGGWLMLLVARALIEAKGDAVLAGMVGIAAAPDFTRWGYDEEQRALLASGRVLYEDNPYGPEPTPTHPGFFADAEAQLLLDEPLAIAAPTRLLHGQRDADVPWEISIRLAERLTGGNVRVLLVKDGDHRLSREQDIKLLLSTLQELLH
- a CDS encoding LLM class flavin-dependent oxidoreductase, which produces MTKLSVLDFVSIVEGGTASDALAASARLAAHAEAEGYHRFWLAEHHAMPGIASSAVSVCLAHIGHATSTIRIGSGGIMLPNHNPFVIAEQFGTLEALFPGRIDLGLGRAPGADGRIARMLRKDLHGAAENFPQDIVELQAIFAGDERLPLQATPGAGADIEMWILGSSLFGAQLAARLGLPYAFAAHFAPSQLDDALRVYREFFQPSEQCEKPHVMVGTNAYAAETSEEAYLLASSMDQSFVALRTGTPGKLPPPVPGYRDSLPPQAAATLNAMRSVSAIGTRAEVGEKLAALVRRTGADELVLAGNTYDPAAREKSLSLTMEAMKTALPA
- a CDS encoding NAD(P)/FAD-dependent oxidoreductase, whose translation is MKQADVIIVGAGHGGAAAALALRQGGFEGSVAMIGREKEPPYERPPLSKEYLAREKEFERLYIRPPQFWGEKDIELILGTSVTEIDARAKTVKLSNGEDMEYGRLIWAAGGDARRLSCSGAELGGVHSVRTRADVDRMMAEIDAGAKRCVVIGGGYIGLEAAAVLRKLGIEVVLVEMLDRVLARVAGETLSRFYEKEHRDHGVNIMLETGVDCILGDGDKVTGVRLSDGSEIDAEMVIVGIGIVPCIGALIVAGATGANGVDVDEYCRTSLDDIYAVGDCAAHANDYADGAVIRLESVQNANDMAKTAALAICGDKQPYRATPWFWSNQYDLKLQTVGLSMGFDQSVVRGDPDSRSFSIVYLRDGKVVALDCVNRVKDYVQGKKLVERHAVIDPALLADTDVALKEMAAG
- the queG gene encoding tRNA epoxyqueuosine(34) reductase QueG; the encoded protein is MNGSSADRLERLRQALLAQARKEGFVAAGIASAGEEPRRIARLKGWLDDGRHGSMGWMEDRADQRAAPQTLWPEAQSVIALGMSYAPGHDPLALEGQGDRARISVYAQGRDYHDTVKKALKRLARWLVEEARREGIEAGVKVFVDTAPVMEKPLGEAAGIGWQGKHTNMVSRTHGSWLFLGAIYTTLPLRADDIHQDRCGSCSACLDACPTNAFPAPRQLDARRCISYLTIEHKGPIPEEFRKPMGNRIYGCDDCLAVCPWNSFAQSAAANRAFLPRAELVAPRLAELLALDDAGFRALFSGSPIKRIGRDRFVRNCLIAAGNSGDAVLIEPVAALLDDPDPVVAEAANWALAQLEQALQPAG